A stretch of the Aggregicoccus sp. 17bor-14 genome encodes the following:
- a CDS encoding FxLYD domain-containing protein — MMLERTWVRLLAAAACFVFAGSAWAQAARTPVPLPELPSREALHPEVYDADGCLKAVRPGEGRKCGAPPSRAARAAAPRVPTALRGYEGPGYAAEVSGAGVVLVPDSLTVRDFGTGGWSALGLVRNDTAAAVGVATVQAELVGADGAVLDTLSAQAPVSLLRPGEPAPFSLESGVPATSVAQVRWSVRAEAPLPGATRDYLVQAGWELPQGAPSFRGEPRQDAPYPYVQSVGFRALGTPASSVTLAVAWLDKGRVVALVTEPAPEDVDTTYEEASAQFAPVTVSGPDAASLHTLSRIYWVSGK, encoded by the coding sequence ATGATGCTCGAGAGAACCTGGGTGCGGCTGCTTGCAGCCGCGGCCTGTTTCGTCTTTGCGGGTTCGGCGTGGGCGCAGGCGGCGCGCACGCCGGTGCCGCTGCCGGAGCTGCCGTCGCGCGAGGCGCTGCACCCGGAGGTGTACGACGCCGACGGCTGCCTCAAGGCGGTGCGGCCCGGCGAGGGGCGCAAGTGCGGCGCGCCGCCGTCGAGGGCCGCCCGCGCCGCGGCACCGCGCGTGCCCACGGCCCTGCGCGGCTACGAGGGCCCCGGCTACGCGGCCGAGGTGAGCGGTGCGGGCGTGGTGCTCGTGCCCGACTCGCTCACGGTGCGCGACTTCGGCACCGGAGGCTGGAGCGCCCTGGGCCTGGTGCGCAACGACACCGCGGCCGCGGTGGGCGTGGCCACGGTGCAGGCGGAGCTGGTGGGCGCGGACGGCGCGGTGCTGGACACCTTGAGCGCGCAGGCGCCGGTGTCGCTGCTGCGGCCGGGTGAGCCCGCCCCCTTCTCGCTCGAGTCGGGCGTGCCGGCGACGAGCGTCGCGCAGGTGCGCTGGAGCGTGCGCGCGGAGGCGCCCCTGCCGGGCGCCACCCGCGACTACCTGGTGCAGGCCGGCTGGGAGCTGCCCCAGGGCGCCCCCAGCTTCCGCGGTGAGCCGCGCCAGGACGCGCCCTACCCCTACGTGCAGAGCGTGGGCTTCCGCGCGCTCGGCACGCCCGCCTCGAGCGTGACGCTCGCGGTGGCGTGGCTCGACAAGGGCCGCGTCGTCGCGCTCGTCACCGAGCCCGCGCCCGAGGACGTGGACACCACCTACGAGGAGGCGAGCGCGCAGTTCGCCCCCGTCACCGTGAGCGGGCCCGATGCGGCCTCGCTGCACACCCTGTCCCGCATCTACTGGGTCTCCGGAAAGTGA